From the genome of Desulfobotulus pelophilus, one region includes:
- a CDS encoding acyl CoA:acetate/3-ketoacid CoA transferase translates to MTQPRHPIISNLASSRVKKGKIVSAKEAIRVIRNGDTLAISGFVTTGIPEEIIQALQCEFLETGKPRDLTLVYTAGIGDRKDKGMNHLAHEGLLKRVIGGHWGLVPKLQKLAMANRIEAYNLPQGVIAHMYRDIAAGKPRTISPVGLGTFVDPRLEGGKVNACTTEDLVELIEFDGKEYLAYKTFPIHVAILRGTTADLDGNITMEKEALTLEAQAMAMAAHNSGGFVIVQVERIAERNSLSPRAVKIPGILVDCVVQASPENHWQTLSSFYNPAYSGEIRVPSQSMEDMPMGLRKVIARRAALELRANSVVNLGIGMPEGVASVAHEEKVLDYLTLTAEPGVIGGIPSGGLDFGTGINTDAIIDQPSQFDFYDGGGLDIAFLGLAQADRFGNLNVSRFGESLTGAGGFINISQNSKRVVFLGSFTAGGLDVSIDNGQLRILQEGKSKKFVRDVEQITFSGKVAAKKGQHVVYITERCVFQLTDQGLLLTEIAPGMDIEKDILSQMDFRPQIAEKLITMDTRIFLTEPMGLKKELLELPLAHRLQYQSEDNTFFVNFEGFSIWREEDILEIEETASAILAPLGHKVAAIVNYDNFRIHPELLDTYIEMVDRLVKRFYTGVTRYTTSAFMRMKLGDALIRRQVAPHIYESPEEARKALEILKP, encoded by the coding sequence ATGACACAGCCCCGCCATCCCATCATTTCCAACCTTGCTTCCAGCAGGGTAAAAAAAGGCAAAATCGTTTCCGCAAAAGAAGCCATACGGGTCATACGCAATGGTGATACGCTGGCCATCAGCGGTTTTGTCACAACGGGAATACCCGAAGAAATCATACAGGCTCTTCAGTGTGAATTTCTGGAAACTGGCAAGCCGAGGGACCTGACCCTTGTCTATACGGCAGGCATCGGAGACCGGAAAGACAAGGGAATGAACCACCTCGCCCATGAAGGACTACTGAAAAGAGTGATTGGTGGCCACTGGGGGCTGGTACCGAAGCTGCAGAAACTTGCCATGGCAAACCGTATTGAGGCCTACAACCTCCCCCAGGGAGTGATTGCCCATATGTACAGGGATATAGCCGCAGGCAAACCCCGCACCATCAGCCCTGTGGGGCTGGGTACCTTTGTGGATCCACGGCTGGAAGGTGGCAAGGTAAACGCATGCACCACGGAAGATCTTGTGGAGCTCATAGAATTTGACGGAAAAGAATACCTGGCCTACAAAACCTTTCCCATCCATGTGGCCATACTGAGGGGAACAACGGCGGATCTTGACGGCAATATCACCATGGAGAAAGAAGCCCTCACACTGGAAGCCCAGGCCATGGCCATGGCAGCCCACAACTCAGGCGGTTTTGTTATTGTGCAGGTCGAGCGCATTGCCGAGCGCAACAGCCTGTCTCCCAGAGCCGTTAAAATACCCGGAATTCTTGTGGACTGTGTGGTGCAGGCCAGCCCGGAAAATCACTGGCAGACCCTTTCCTCCTTTTACAACCCCGCCTACAGCGGTGAAATCCGTGTGCCTTCCCAGTCCATGGAAGACATGCCCATGGGCCTGCGCAAAGTGATTGCCCGAAGGGCGGCACTGGAACTGAGGGCCAACAGCGTGGTGAACCTCGGTATCGGTATGCCCGAAGGCGTAGCATCCGTAGCCCATGAAGAAAAGGTGCTGGATTATCTGACCCTTACGGCAGAGCCCGGGGTCATTGGCGGCATTCCTTCCGGAGGCCTTGATTTCGGAACGGGTATCAACACAGACGCCATCATTGACCAGCCTTCTCAGTTTGACTTTTATGACGGGGGCGGTCTGGACATCGCCTTTCTCGGGCTGGCACAGGCGGATCGCTTCGGCAACCTCAACGTGAGCCGGTTTGGCGAAAGTCTCACAGGAGCAGGCGGCTTCATCAATATCAGCCAGAACTCCAAACGGGTGGTTTTTCTGGGATCGTTTACGGCTGGCGGCCTTGATGTAAGCATTGATAACGGTCAGCTGCGTATCCTTCAGGAAGGAAAATCCAAAAAATTTGTCCGGGATGTGGAACAGATCACCTTCAGCGGTAAGGTTGCTGCCAAAAAAGGACAGCACGTAGTGTATATTACGGAGAGATGTGTTTTTCAGCTTACGGATCAGGGCCTTCTACTAACGGAAATTGCACCCGGAATGGACATCGAGAAGGATATCCTCAGCCAGATGGACTTCCGTCCACAAATCGCAGAAAAGCTCATAACCATGGACACTCGCATCTTCCTGACGGAACCCATGGGGCTTAAAAAAGAGCTGCTGGAACTTCCCCTTGCCCACAGGCTGCAATATCAAAGTGAAGACAATACCTTCTTTGTCAATTTTGAGGGCTTTTCCATCTGGAGGGAAGAAGATATTCTTGAAATCGAGGAAACGGCATCCGCCATACTGGCTCCTCTGGGACACAAGGTTGCGGCCATTGTCAACTACGATAATTTCCGCATTCACCCGGAACTGCTGGACACCTATATCGAAATGGTGGACAGACTGGTAAAACGCTTCTACACGGGCGTTACCCGTTACACCACCAGTGCCTTCATGCGTATGAAGCTGGGCGATGCCCTCATCAGACGACAGGTGGCTCCCCACATATACGAAAGCCCGGAAGAAGCCCGAAAGGCCCTTGAGATACTGAAACCCTGA